ATATTGGGTTAAAATGACTTTTTTGGCTAAAAAATGAGAATAATTGGATAAAATAAAAATCTTGAAGAAATTTCATTGAGTTAAGGAAAAGTATATATATTATAATATTAAACATGAACATGAAATTAAAATGAATGTTATAGAATAGATCCATGGTTTCAAAATGAGATTATTACTAAAATTCAAAGGTGAGGACGACTTTTCCTATAGAAGATTCATTACAAGTACGCCTATTGTTTTATTTGAAAATAATCGGGACAATAAATATTATTCTCTCAAAAATAATGGTGATTTTTCATTTTTCCTGGAAAGAGTTAAGGAAAATGCTCTTAAAAAGTACAATGCTTATTATGGAGAGGATTATTCTGCTTTAAAATTGACTGAATAGTATGGAAATTGTTATTTTATTTTAAAAACAATTCGCATGTATTTACTGGAAAATTATCCTCCAGCAATAGTCTGGAAGATTACAACTTCGTCTTCATCTCCAACTTCTGTCTCCAATCCACCGTTGGTCCCTACATCTTCACCATTTACGAGTATCTTCATATAATCTCTTATATTTCCTTCCCTGTCAAATAGAGCATCTTTAAATTCATTTCCATATTTTTCAGTGAGAATATCCATTAAATCTGAGATATTTCCGTTGTATTCAATATTTACGGATCTTTCCCCTGCAATATCTCTAAAACGTGCTAAAAATTTAATTTCAACCATAATACATCACCACATTTAATTTTAAAAATATTTATTAATAATGATTTATTTTTATTTGAATTAACAGTTTATAATAACTTAATTTGCTCTCCAAATAACTATTGTTATAATTGTGTTATAAATTTAACTATTTGATTTTTCAAGGAAATGGTTTGCAAAAGTATTATATATTCACAGTCGTTATAATATTAATGGTGATATTAAATGATAATGACTCAGGAAATGATGGATGCAGTTGAAAAAGATAATGTTGTATTTCTTGCAACTGCAACTAAAGATGGAGTGCCTAATGTTGTTCCAATTGGATTTGCAAGGCCAGTAGATGAAAAAACAATTATGATCGTGGATAATTACATGAAAAAGACACGTGAAAATCTTGAAAGTAATCCTAAAGCAAGTTTAGTGCCAAGGGACGCTACTGCATGCCCTTACCAGTTTAAAGGTACAGTTGAAATCCATACTTCAGGTAAAGCCTTTGATGAAGCTGTAGATTGGGCAAGAAGCGTGATGAGCAAGCTTCCAGCAAAAGCAGCGATTTTACTTAAAGTGGAAGAAATTTATTCAGTTAAACCAGGCCCTGATGCTGGATCAAAAGTAGATTAATTTTTTCCAAGAGGACTTATCTTTCTTAAATTTTCCACAACACTGCTTACAGCTTCTGCAACTTTACGAGCATCATCAATGGTGTTAAAGCGTCCAAAGGTAAATCTGATGGATCCATGCGCCCTTTCAGAATCATTATTTGCTGCCATTATAACATGACTTGCTTCTAAAGTTCTGCTGAAACAGGACGAACCTGTACTTACTGCAAATCCTCTCATATCAAGATGCAGCGTGATGGATTCGCCTTCAACATATTCAAATGTAATATTAACATTTTGTGGGATTCTTTTAAACCTGTGTCCATTTAAAACTGTCTGAGGCACTTCTTCTAAAATTCTACTGATCAGGTAGTCACGAATCTTTTGAAGCCGTCTATTTTCTTTATCAGTCACTAATTCAACAGCTTTAGCAAAACCAACTGCTCCAGGGACATTTTCAACTCCTCCGCGCAGGTTGAATTCCTGAAAACCACCGTCGAGCCATTTTTTGATGGGCGTACCTTTACGGATGTAAATGCCGCCTACGCCGTTAGGGCCGTGTATGGTATGTGCTGATACAGAGATCAGATCCACATGTACTTTATTCACATCAAGGGGTACTCTTTTGAATGTATGGGTAGCATCGGTATGAAATACAACTCCTTTTTCTTTGCAAATCTTTCCAATGGTTTCAATATCCTGTATAGTTCCTATTTCTTGATTTGCATGCTGAATAGAAACTAAAATAGTTTCATCGCTGATACCATCCCTTAAAACCTCAGGATCTACAAGCCCATACTCATCAACATCAAGATACGTTACCTTAAAACC
This portion of the Methanobacterium sp. genome encodes:
- a CDS encoding cysteine desulfurase family protein — encoded protein: MNSKYIYLDNSSATRLDEKVLEAMKPYFFDIYAVATSDFGYSLGVEAREALEKSRESIASSLGALPGEFIFTSGSAESNNMALKGVALALGNKKGKHIIVSKIEDFPVLNSAKSLENQGFKVTYLDVDEYGLVDPEVLRDGISDETILVSIQHANQEIGTIQDIETIGKICKEKGVVFHTDATHTFKRVPLDVNKVHVDLISVSAHTIHGPNGVGGIYIRKGTPIKKWLDGGFQEFNLRGGVENVPGAVGFAKAVELVTDKENRRLQKIRDYLISRILEEVPQTVLNGHRFKRIPQNVNITFEYVEGESITLHLDMRGFAVSTGSSCFSRTLEASHVIMAANNDSERAHGSIRFTFGRFNTIDDARKVAEAVSSVVENLRKISPLGKN
- a CDS encoding pyridoxamine 5'-phosphate oxidase family protein, whose amino-acid sequence is MIMTQEMMDAVEKDNVVFLATATKDGVPNVVPIGFARPVDEKTIMIVDNYMKKTRENLESNPKASLVPRDATACPYQFKGTVEIHTSGKAFDEAVDWARSVMSKLPAKAAILLKVEEIYSVKPGPDAGSKVD
- a CDS encoding ubiquitin-like small modifier protein 1, producing the protein MVEIKFLARFRDIAGERSVNIEYNGNISDLMDILTEKYGNEFKDALFDREGNIRDYMKILVNGEDVGTNGGLETEVGDEDEVVIFQTIAGG
- a CDS encoding CRISPR-associated endoribonuclease Cas6 translates to MRLLLKFKGEDDFSYRRFITSTPIVLFENNRDNKYYSLKNNGDFSFFLERVKENALKKYNAYYGEDYSALKLTE